The following proteins are encoded in a genomic region of Coffea eugenioides isolate CCC68of chromosome 6, Ceug_1.0, whole genome shotgun sequence:
- the LOC113775144 gene encoding uncharacterized protein LOC113775144, producing MVKYHKYHNYWRKGEVYGAIQDEESPRHGLFCRNSSCSKRARPKLLYFVFITFLYCCLILAPHYLTFSSTFSLLYSFGVDDARLFLEADANASLCSFVHNGTICCDRHSVRSDICIMKGDVRIDANTSSVFLYSGNNLSDYVLGPSDSDDDNEVLQHEKISPYTRKWEPYAMGTVTQLDLVVKKGNPGSSRHCDVQHNVPAMFFSTSGYTGNLYHEFNDGIIPLFITTQHLNKQVVFVILDYHKWWIMKYGDIVAELSDYPVVDFSGDNRTHCFPEAIVGLRIHDELTVDPSLMKGNKTIRDFRNLLDRAYWPRIRGLIQDEERQAQLSPLPAAPVDILKEKRDLEKPKLVIISRNGSREILNQDSLVNLAEEIGFSVEIVRPVRTSELARIYRVLNASDVLVGVHGAALTHYLFMKPGSVFIQIIPLGTDWASDSYFGESSFKFGLKYVAYKILPSESSLSDSYEKNDPVLLDPDTVNQRGWEVTKEVYLDNQNVRLNLRRFEKRLLRAYYYTIAKKKGHFPIQSQ from the exons ATGGTGAAATATCACAAATACCACAACTACTGGAGAAAGGGCGAGGTGTATGGTGCCATCCAGGATGAGGAATCACCTCGTCATGGCTTATTTTGTAGAAACTCCTCTTGCAGCAAAAGAGCAAGGCCCAAGCTTTTATATTTCGTGTTTATCACTTTCCTTTATTGCTGCTTGATATTAGCACCCCATTACCTGACATTTTCATCAACTTTTTCGCTTCTTT ATTCATTTGGGGTTGACGATGCAAGGTTGTTTCTTGAAGCTGATGCAAATGCTTCCCTCTGTTCATTTGTGCATAATG GGACAATTTGTTGTGATAGACACAGCGTTCGTTCTGATATATGCATCATGAAGGGGGATGTAAGAATAGATGCGAACACTTCTTCAGTCTTCCTGTACAGTGGCAACAATTTAAGTGATTATGTTTTGGGGCCATCCGATAGTGATGATGATAATGAGGTGCTTCAGCATGAAAAAATCAGCCCATATACTCGAAAATGGGAACCTTATGCAATGGGTACTGTTACTCAACTAGACCTTGTTGTAAAGAAAGGAAATCCGGGCAGTTCTCGTCATTGTGATGTGCAACACAATGTTCCTGCTATGTTCTTCTCTACTTCAGGCTATACTGGTAATCTTTATCATGAATTCAATGATGGGATTATCCCTCTTTTCATTACTACTCAGCATTTGAACAAGCAGGTTGTTTTTGTCATTCTTGATTATCATAAATGGTGGATTATGAAGTATGGTGACATTGTAGCTGAGCTCTCTGATTATCCAGTTGTAGATTTTAGTGGAGATAATAGAACACACTGTTTCCCTGAAGCCATTGTTGGCTTAAGAATTCATGATGAGCTCACAGTTGATCCTTCATTGATGAAAGGCAATAAGACTATTAGGGACTTTAGAAACCTTCTGGACCGAGCTTATTGGCCTCGAATCAGGGGTCTAATCCAAGATGAGGAACGTCAAGCTCAGTTATCTCCATTGCCAGCAGCTCCTGTGGACATTTTAAAAGAAAAGCGCGATTTGGAGAAGCCCAAACTGGTCATTATATCTAGAAATGGTTCAAGAGAAATACTAAATCAAGATTCATTGGTAAACTTGGCAGAAGAGATTGGGTTTTCGGTGGAAATTGTGAGGCCTGTTCGAACTTCAGAGCTCGCAAGGATATATCGAGTTCTCAATGCAAGTGATGTTTTGGTTGGAGTCCACGGTGCTGCCTTGACTCATTATCTCTTTATGAAGCCTGGCTCAGTTTTTATCCAGATCATTCCTCTTGGTACAGACTGGGCATCAGACTCCTATTTTGGCGAATCATCATTTAAATTTGGTTTAAAGTATGTTGCATACAAGATTCTTCCGAGCGAGAGTTCATTGTCTGATAGTTATGAAAAGAATGATCCAGTTTTGCTAGACCCTGATACTGTGAACCAGAGGGGTTGGGAAGTCACAAAAGAAGTATATCTTGATAATCAAAATGTAAGATTGAATCTGCGAAGATTTGAGAAACGACTACTTCGTGCATATTACTACACCATTGCTAAGAAGAAAGGGCATTTCCCTATTCAGTCTCAATAG
- the LOC113773741 gene encoding kinesin-like protein KIN-14L, translating to MEDPRKGGGGRHDLNLASRKAEEAALRRFQATHWLECLMGPLGISSQPSEKEFIACLRNGLILCNLINKIQPGSVPKVVEKHSSLHSLFWDSQPLPAYQYFENVRNFLVAVEELHLPAFEASVFERDNIEEGSSTKVVDCILALKAYQEWKQMNGSDGFNKPPRSPFMIHSSCRPNTRPQGSSNSNSCRQLDMSTSHDKKPPAASENQKVQDLIIKALADHMVDTKENMDSNLVASFHKDPVKQFGEILSTCLEEQLHKRFPEMMVLLSYYHVIVVIKLTIELSVYHVQLRTEIVIHNQGRSSSKKSRTCTPLEDLSSLVNQQCCRACLTKGFCNHWNLVEKQEKELMNLKILLSTTKKEFEGLQTQLNSDLKQLGGQLLEMSVAAQKYHRVVKENRNLYNMVEDLKGNIRVYCRIRPLFRAEKKSVIDFIGEDGSLVVVDPLKPQKDGRKIFQFNRVFGPAATQGEVFADTRPLIRSVMDGYNVCIFAYGQTGSGKTHTMSGPSGGTTEELGINYLALNDLFQLSAKRKDIMKYDMHVQMVEIYNEQVRDLLAEDSSVTKLEIRSCLGDNDLALPDASKHHVTSTADVITLMKFGETNRAVGSTAINNRSSRSHSVLTIHVNGEDVSGSRLYSCLHLVDLAGSERVDKSEVTGEGLKEAQHINKSLSSLGDVIMALAQKNSHIPYRNSKLTLLLQNALGGHAKTLMFAHVSPEGDSFGETISTLKFAQRVSTVELGAACANKESSEVLELKAQIESLKKALAKKETYTPQRSKTKEAVKTPLAERTPPRPRRLSIENCSSIKLEKENSDDRKGTKTPFMQGRSRRLSLEGQRYAKKDPEQITFIDPLSKPLELNGADFQNPTPLQNGAIVKKPLGNTGIGRSVQDIDRPSVHKSPTKSPIRSSMVKMDLQIGGLVKTDTSTDLQEPAQLQDTEVLRKSEGHAGNGCSVMDINRPIVPKTPTKSAFRSPMVRTDTGIGSSVAEINSLNIPKSPTKSGLRTPMVKTSNRTRIPQLQQPKTPQPAAVTSRNESQKGIKSEHSVPSELITPGLTNTAHGKGSQIRKSLRSIGKLINGSEKRNQQKSIEPLAVSPFNGSSNTFEEKSPISSNSRALRRQSLTGIPPPDRSRRSSLGGNPSTDSYEKRNSKTPPPVRASTKLTKRWL from the exons ATGGAGGATCCAAGAAAAGGAGGGGGAGGGAGGCATGACTTAAATTTGGCCTCAAGGAAAGCTGAAGAAGCAG CCCTGAGGAGATTTCAAGCTACACATTGGCTGGAATGTTTAATGGGGCCTCTCGGCATATCGAGCCAGCCTTCGGAAAAAGAGTTCATTGCATGCCTGAGAAATGGTCTGATACTCTGCAACTTAATTAACAAGATACAACCAGGTTCTGTTCCTAAG GTTGTGGAGAAGCATTCATCTTTGCACTCACTATTTTGGGATTCTCAGCCATTGCCTGCTTATCAGTATTTTGAGAATGTAAGGAATTTTTTGGTAGCTGTGGAAGAATTGCATCTCCCAGCATTTGAGGCATCAGTTTTTGAGAGG GATAATATTGAGGAGGGATCATCGACTAAGGTTGTTGATTGCATTTTGGCACTTAAAGCATACCAGGAGTGGAAGCAAATGAATGGAAGTGATGGGTTTAATAAGCCTCCTCGATCGCCTTTTATGATCCATTCATCATGTAGGCCTAACACTCGACCTCAAGGATCATCAAATTCTAACAGTTGCAGGCAATTGGACATGTCCACAAGCCATGACAAAAAGCCACCAGCAGCAAGTGAAAACCAGAAAGTTCAAG ATTTAATCATCAAGGCTCTGGCTGATCACATGGTTGACACAAAGGAGAACATGGATAGTAACCTTGTTGCTTCTTTCCATAAG GATCCAGTCAAGCAATTTGGAGAAATTTTGTCTACTTGCTTGGAGGAACAACTACATAAAAGGTTTCCTGAG ATGATGGTACTGTTATCATATTACCATGTTATAGTTGTCATAAAACTAACAATAGAGCTTTCTGTATATCATGTCCAGTTGAGAACAGAGATAGTCATTCATAATCAAGGAAGAAGCAGCTCAAAGAAAAGTAGAACATGTACACCCCTTGAGGATTTGTCCTCTCTTGTAAACCAGCAG TGCTGCAGAGCATGTTTGACAAAGGGTTTCTGCAATCACTGGAATCTGGTTGAAAAGCAAGAAAAGGAACTGATG AATCTCAAGATATTGCTATCAACTACAAAGAAAGAGTTTGAAGGCCTTCAAACTCAGTTAAACAGCGATCTGAAACAACTTG GAGGCCAGCTCCTGGAGATGTCTGTTGCTGCTCAAAAATACCATAGGGTTGTGAAAGAGAATAGGAACCTGTATAACATGGTGGAAGATCTAAAAG GAAATATTCGAGTTTATTGCAGAATCAGGCCCCTCTTTAGAGCTGAAAAAAAGAGTGTCATAGACTTCATTGGAGAAGATGGTTCTTTAGTAGTTGTAGATCCATTGAAACCCCAAAAGGATGGTAGAAAAATTTTTCAGTTCAATCGTGTTTTTGGTCCAGCTGCTACTCAAG GTGAGGTATTTGCAGATACTCGGCCACTCATTAGATCTGTGATGGATGGCTATAATGTTTGCATTTTTGCCTATGGTCAAACTGGATCTGGAAAAACACACACTATG AGTGGCCCTTCTGGTGGAACAACAGAGGAACTTGGAATTAATTATTTAGCTCTCAATGATCTCTTCCAGTTATCAGCTAAAAGAAAAGACATCATGAAGTATGATATGCATGTCCAAATGGTTGAGATATATAATGAACAAGTACGTGACCTGCTTGCAGAAGATTCATCAGTCACAAA ATTAGAGATTCGAAGTTGTTTGGGTGACAATGACTTGGCTCTTCCAGATGCATCTAAGCATCATGTGACGTCCACTGCAGATGTAATTACCTTGATGAAATTTGGCGAAACAAACCGGGCTGTTGGTTCCACTGCCATCAACAATCGAAGTAGTCGTTCTCACAG TGTGTTGACGATTCACGTGAATGGAGAAGATGTATCTGGAAGCAGACTTTACAGTTGCCTACATTTGGTAGACCTTGCAGGTAGTGAGCGGGTTGATAAGTCAGAAGTAACTGGAGAAGGCCTCAAAGAGGCACAACATATTAACAAATCTCTCTCAAGTTTGGGGGATGTTATCATGGCATTGGCACAGAAGAACTCTCATATCCCATATAGGAACAGCAAACTCACACTGCTCTTGCAGAATGCTTTGG GAGGACATGCAAAAACGTTGATGTTTGCTCATGTGAGTCCAGAAGGAGATTCTTTTGGAGAAACAATTAGTACCTTGAAGTTTGCTCAGAGGGTCTCAACAGTGGAGCTTGGTGCAGCTTGTGCAAATAAGGAGAGCAGTGAGGTTTTAGAGCTTAAAGCACAG ATTGAGAGCCTAAAGAAGGCATTGGCTAAGAAGGAAACATATACACCTCAAAGAAGTAAAACAAAGGAAGCAGTGAAAACACCATTGGCTGAAAGAACCCCTCCACGCCCCCGAAGATTGAGCATTGAGAATTGCAGCTCCATaaaattggaaaaagaaaactcGGATGATAGGAAGGGAACCAAAACCCCTTTTATGCAGGGACGATCACGAAGATTAAGTTTGGAAGGGCAGCGATACGCCAAAAAAGATCCTGAGCAGATTACGTTTATAGATCCATTAAGCAAGCCATTAGAGCTCAACGGCGCAGATTTTCAAAATCCTACCCCGCTTCAAAATGGAGCCATCGTGAAGAAGCCTCTAGGAAATACAGGTATTGGTCGTTCAGTGCAGGATATTGACCGCCCAAGTGTTCACAAAAGTCCAACAAAGTCTCCTATTAGAAGTTCAATGGTGAAAATGGATTTACAAATTGGTGGTTTGGTGAAAACAGATACAAGCACAGATCTACAGGAACCTGCTCAGCTTCAAGATACAGAAGTTTTGAGAAAGTCTGAAGGACATGCAGGAAATGGCTGTTCAGTGATGGACATTAACCGCCCGATTGTTCCAAAAACTCCAACAAAGTCTGCTTTTAGAAGTCCAATGGTGAGAACAGATACAGGTATTGGTTCTTCGGTGGCGGAGATCAACAGCCTAAATATTCCAAAAAGTCCAACAAAGTCCGGTTTGAGAACTCCAATGGTGAAAACAAGCAATAGAACAAGGATTCCACAACTTCAACAGCCAAAGACACCCCAGCCAGCAGCAGTAACATCCAGGAATGAAAGCCAGAAGGGAATAAAGAGTGAGCATAGTGTTCCTTCAGAACTCATTACACCTGGCTTGACCAACACTGCACATGGAAAGGGATCTCAAATAAGGAAATCTCTTCGGTCTATCGGAAAACTTATCAATGGATCTGAGAAAAG GAATCAGCAGAAGTCTATAGAACCACTTGCAGTCTCACCTTTCAATGGCTCTAGTAACACTTTTGAGGAAAAGTCACCAATTTCATCCAACTCAAGAGCACTAAGGAGACAGTCATTGACAGGAATTCCACCACCAGACAGATCAAGGAGATCTTCTCTTGGAGGAAATCCTTCTACAGACTCTt ATGAAAAAAGGAACTCCAAAACACCGCCTCCTGTCCGTGCTTCGACCAAATTGACAAAGCGGTGGCTTTAA